The Xylocopa sonorina isolate GNS202 chromosome 11, iyXylSono1_principal, whole genome shotgun sequence genome includes the window GGGGGAAAAAATCTTCGCCGGAAGAGAGATATTAGGTTGAACGATCAATCTCTCGATTGGtagtggtttttttttttttcatttcgggATGTAATTCTTAGAACGGTACAAGTTTTATTCGATTATTGGACACAATAAATTATGCTTTATTTCATTTGGTTCACAGGAGGGGGcaaagtttttctttctctttcgtcCGTAGTCGTACAATGTATCGGTAGAAAATGTAACGCGACACAATTTCACGAGAAGATCGACCATTCTTACTGTTTGGTATACTTTTAACAAACTTACTTTTAACAAACTGGATTAATCGACGAGTTGTACGAGTTCGAAAGCAATCGATTATTTCTGTAGTCTATTCCTTATCGCGTCGATTAAACATTCCCGTGAGACCGCAGTCTCCGAACGAGAGGCAACGTCTCTCAGCGTAACTTCATTTCTTGCCAGTTCTCCTTCACCGATTATCACAACCAACGGTATTCCGCTTTCTTCGCAGTACTGTAGTTGCGCAAGCAGTTTTACGTTCTTCTTATACGAATGCTCGGCCTTCAGTCCAGCATCCCAAAGGAGGGACAAAATTTTCATTCTTTCTTCGTGTAAATTCTTTTGCGCAGTTGCCACGAACACTTCAACATCCGTAGTGCGCGTTTTCACGCCTTCGCGATTCAATTTTGCCTCTAGAACGTTAAAAATTCGCTCGATGCCTAGCGAAAGGCCAACGCAGGGAACTGACTTGTTTTTGCTGTCGAACATACCGACTAAATTGTCGTAACGACCACCGCCTGCAACGCTACCAACTTCAATGTCATCGCCTGTGAAGTGAAAAAGGAAGGGAGAATTTCGTTCTTCTTCTTGTacttgtttctttttcttttttttttatttttcgacAAGGTAAAAGGGTGACCAAAGCGAAAGGAGAACTTACCGATTAATACCGCTTCGAAGATTACACCCGTATAATAATCCAGTCCTCTAGCAAGACTGAGATCGAACGTCACTTTGTTCAGCACTTGAAATATATTGCAATATTTAAACAGTAACTCCATAGATTCGAGGCCTTTCACCACAGATTCGAATTTCATCAATTCCGTATCCCTTCTTAACTCCGAGATAAGTTCCGCTCCACCGGATCGTAACACGTAGATGCCAATTTTGTCGGCACTCGATTCATCCATACCCTTCTCCTCCACTATCTCTTTTCGCACTTCCGACCACGAACTCTTGTCAAGTTTGTCAATGGCGGAGCACACGGCGCGAAATTTCTCACCCGGGACACCGCAAGCGGCAAATATACCGTCCAACAGCGATCTATGATTCAATTTGATCGTATAATCTCCTACGTTCAACGACTGGAGCGCCTCGGACACAACGCGAATGCACTCCACGTCCGGTATCATAGGATCGTACTGGCCGGCTATGTCGAAATCCTTAAACGAAAGAAAGGCGTGATCAGAAACACATTCGTAACGGGGAACGAATTCGTTGGAGACTTACGCATTGGTAAAACTCTCGGTATCTACCCCTGGTAGTGGCTGGATTGTCCCTTCTATAGACCTTTGCTATATGATATCTCTTTATGGAGGAGATCTTTCCCATCGCCAGATACCTAGCAAAGGGTACGGTTAAGTCGTACCTAAGGGCCAAAATCTCTCCTCCTTGATCCTTCAAATCATAGATCAGCTTGGAATCTTCTCCATACTTTCCTGTCAAAACTTCCTAAGTTGAGAATAACTTTTATTGACGACACAAACTTGGTTGGTAGCGATCTGACGGGTAACAATGGCATCGGACATTTGGTACTTACCTTCAATTCGAACACAGGAGTGTCTATCGTTTGCGCGCCGTGCTTCTTGAATACTGTTATTATTTTATCCAATACACCCAGACGTAACGCCATTTGCTCAGGACCGTAATCTCTGGTACCTTtgggcgttttgagaagtagcTTAGAAGGCGTTGCATTCTTGTCTCCTAATCGAGCTTTCAATTCCAATAATTTGGCAACCTCCTCCGCTATCTATGCAAAAATGCAGAAGAAAGGAACACGTGAATGTTATTTGAAAGAACGGACCTCGCGTTCGTTAaagttttgaaaaattatttaATACGATTTCGATATTTCTGTTCCCACTTTGCTCGTCCTAGAAAAATTGCCTGTATGATTTGCATACCTTTAACCTCGAAAGCATCGATGCATGGCAATATTTTCGTGCAGGTAGAACGGCGTTGGTCCACGTCGAACACAACATCGCACACGACCCAGTCATTTAAAAGAACCAGAATCAAAGAGAAAAGTCCGCCTCAATGTTGATTATTAAACTAGCTCAAAGAACAAACAGTACCATATAAGTGAGCTAGCAAGCAAATGCTATAAATTACACGGTTTGCATTCTAGGGTTAACGTACAAACATCTGCGCTCGGATATCGTTTCTCGGATATGAAAGCTTCATAGATGCACACATAAGTATATACcggggggggagagagagagagagagagaggagagagaatgGCCggccattaaacgtagaaatgtgtaaAATTTATAGCATTGCTGGCTGCGCGTAAACGACCGTCTCACCTTTCGATCTAACGAATTTCGGTTTACGTCGGTCGGGCACAGATTGGTTATACGTTCAACCTTTCTCGCCAACGAGGTGATCGGCATTTTCGGTTcgagaaacgcgttacgttcgaCTCGATCGAAACTTGCGATGTTTGCGAACCATCTTTTCAAGTGTGTCCATTCAGCGAGTCGTTGATCGGTAAACGTGACGCAAAAATCAAAAAGTAACGTATCTTTTGTCGTAGGTATCCAACCACACACGTAACTGACATCCGCGAAATCATGGTTAATGCTTTCCAATTGCTTTTCTATCTCCGAGGAACTCGTGCAGTCCTGAAGGATGAAAAGTGAAGCACCGTGATGGTCTCGAGAGGTTAAGTGGAATGACAACGTTCAAAACGAGAGAGTACCAAGCCCAAAAGATCGTTTGCCCTTTcccttctcttttctttttgtcCAGAATGTCTATCGCACGCACCAACGGTTACGAGAATAATTAAACCGATATCTATTCGAAACGAAATCTGGCACGACGAGAAGGTAGTAAAACTCATCCgtagtaaaataaaaaaaagtgaCCGAGAAAAAAGGAATAGAAATCCGTGTAGCGTAAACGTAATTGGCCGTACCTGAATATCGTTCGCTTTAGCAGCTTTCAGTTCTCGCACAAGTTTTCCTTGTTCCCGGATCCGTTCCAACAACTCCTGTTCGATTTCGTCAGCCATGACGCGCGGTTCCAATCGTAATTCTAAACGTTCCACGCAGCACGGCATTACCGAACATTTAAGTTAGGTTATATCATTAACTACGGCTCGCCCAACGAACCGCTGGTAACAACTGCTCGACGCTGCCCGTATTGTAGCGACAACGCACGGTGAATGGTCAGAACCACGTGTAAACGGCATCCAACGAAACTACGCTATCGACCAAACCAACAACCACTCAATGATTACGTACATCCTATATACTACAAACAAGAAAATGGCTATATAAAATCTATGGAAACGTTTAAATTCGAAGTATATAAACTTTATACATTATCGCATTAACAATACAACGAAACAAGCTGCATGTCAAGTACGTAGTAGCTGTTGCAAGAAATATGTTACAATTTTTCGCCTTTATAGAATTTTATAGCAAATTGTTGTAGAACAGGTGGCGCCATCtcggtgaaaagtgctcaaactgttcgcaatTTTGTTTCAACTATGATCGAAAAGATGGCGCCACAAGTGTATCGACGATTTGCCTCGCTGTCGGTAAACATTGAAATATAATTATAAACTTATTAATTAATCATAAAATTACGTAAAGATTGCGGCGAGTAATTAAACACGTACACATTACGAGACTATGCTCCGAATATTTGATTCTGCAAAACGATCAAGAGTTTCATCAACTTTTAATTAAGCAAACAAGGCTGATAACATAACGCAGGCATtgatcttttctttcttttatttccCTTGTTTAGTCTCAAACGCTTGTGTTTACGTATATGGAAATTAGTTATCAATGCTTTTAATTGTATGAGCAAATTGCTCTTGCTATCGACCTACGCGCATAGCCAAAAGCAGATAATATCTATCTTTCTCTCGTCATCTCCTTTGATCAAGCGTTTATGCAAAGAAATACTACTCTGTTTCTAAAACTACTAATAGAAATATCTGTCTCACAACCTTTATATTActactttttaataataataaatgtaaTAACATCAAATCTCCTTGAAAATACATTTCCCATTGTTGTACTAACCATTGTTACATTCAACACTCTTTACTTTCCTTGTTTCAAACCTACAGTGAATTAGTAATCTATAACAACGAATCAAACAAACAAATATATGGAAAGAACCTCTCTTACACTAAAAATATGCAATACTTCATTTCACAAATTTCAGTAATATACACCATGCGTACCTGGATTTATAGAGGTAATTTATAAGGCAAGACTTTTGTATTCTGTGAATGGACATGGAGCTGCAATGAATGTTCTGTTATCTTTAATGATCGGTTTAATTATTCAATCACCCCTGCAACGATCCTGGAATAACCTATTCCAATGTCTCAGGCGAAATAATAGTACAATGTTGTACCaaacacaaataaatgaattgcttGCGACCACGTGTGTAGAAATTAATTGGGAATGCGTTCAATTCTATGAACAGATCGCTTGTACTATCTGCTAAAGCGTATATTCAGAGAAACAAGCACAGAAACAGAGAAACTAATAAAAGTAGATGTAAGAGGATGGGCATAAATCTACACAAATATTACGCAGAAACGTTGTAATCACTGCAAGCACAAGAGTGAtgactggaagggaataaaacaacgaatcatttttcaataacatCTTATTTACATTAACTATGAAGTTACTGCTCCTCCCTCAATCATTACGTGACAAAAGAAACTGCGTGCTAATTAATTAATAGCTGCAACGGGGAATGTTTTATGTTTATTCACATTTTTCGACACTACGTCACAAAATATAGCGGGAAAACTGGTGGCCATCTCTgtcgaaagtgctgaaactgttcgcTGTTCAGGGTTCAGTCGTTTTTAAAGATATGGCGCCACTACGACTTAAATTGTGGCGTTATCGACTTCTatatctcagcagactcgttcactgcaaTCTACTTCCGAGGGatgttatcgactgccacatctcagcagactcgttcactgccatctacttccgagggacgttatcgattGCCACATCTCAACAAACTCGTTCAATGCTATCTacttccgagggacgttatcgactgccacatctcagcagattcgatcactgccatctacttccgagggacgttatcgactgccacatctcagcagactcgttcactgccatctacctccgagggacgttatcgactgtcACATCTCAGcaaactcgttcactgccatctacttccgagggaagttatcgactgccacatctcagcagaatcgttcactgccatctacttccgaaggacgttatcgactgccacatctcagcagactcgttcgcTGCCATCTACTTCTGCCCCTCggaaggtacattttcgttaggaaattgtttaaaaattaattcgtgccatctataaaaaagaaACTCTCGTTTgctacgtctttcaaatttacacgtttttaaaatatattattcacttatttctgcgccatcaaatacatcacagcacaatttttctttacaaaatctatatttatatttaGCTTATAATTCTACGGTTTCtataagaaacataaaaatataagaaGTTACTTTTTACGCAACGTTTAATCCTGTATCACGATTATCAACTGAGAACCAACACCATGTTCCAGGAACGTTCCAGGAACGACTCGAGTCCTCTCGAGTCCACGTTCAAACAGTGCAAATATCTCTGTCAATAAAGTCGAAACAAAATTAATTACGTACACGGCGACAGGCAGTGATTGTACGGTTCGCGGATAAGTTTTTTGTTACCGTAGCTAATAACCGAAGCCAGTAGCGAAGACTGCAATGCCGCTGGACATGCAATTGACATGACAGCTCGTGCGGCTACGTTAGCTGTGTTGAacccttagagctctatggACGCATATATGTGATTTTTCTAAGCTTCTACTTGAGTTTATCTTATTTGTTAAAAACTTATTGTTTGTAGGAAATTGTACCTTCCGAGGGGCGGAAGTaggtggcagtgaacgagtctgctaaGATGTGGAAGTTGATAACGCcacaaaataaatttatattaattaattaattaattaatcaaagATGTTGGGTATTATAATGAAAATTGTAGGCGTATAACCATTTAAGTTCTAGTAATATATTATGCGTATGTGCAATTATAAAGGTAATTTATAATCAAAGACTTAATCAGCAATGTTAGAACTATAACGATAGTAGAATGCGTATAATGATTAAAAATGTTCCAAGTGATTAATGCGTGTAAACAATTGAAAGGATTTCTTCGATTAAATGATCAAAATTAATAAAGTACTGACATTTGCAATAATCCCCTTTTCTGACCTTTCTCTTGTTTAGTACGCTACATCAAACAATTGCTTACATGTGTATACTTCTAATTTTGTGGACAGACGTCTGACAATGCATTCCAAAGGACTTTATTATTCAAGCAACTATACATGTTTACATCAAATAAGAATGACAGagataaaattataatatccaTGCAATGAAGACTAATGTCTGACCTATTATTACTATTCAGACAAGAATCGCAGAGTCCTGAAGCAGTTATAATGGATTATTTAATCAACGACAAAGAAGAAGCTGCATAAATGGTTAATCTATGTTATCTCCTTACAAATTGACATCTGTGTTGGTCTTAGATGTGTCGTACACTGGTTTCCTAAGATCCTTTATAAAATGCACCTACTAAGTCTTACCACTTAAATTTTAGTAACATACTATGCGTATGAGAATTTGTAAAGGTAATTTATAAGATAAAACTTTTGTATTCTGTGAATTGATAAGAAGTTGCAATAGACGTTTTGCTACCTTTAATGATCTGTTTAATTACTCAACCACCTTCGCAACGATCCTGGAATAACCTATTTCAATGTCTGATGCGAAATAATAGTACAATATTGTACCaaacacaaataaatgaattgcatGCGACCACGTGTCTAGAAATTAGTAGGGAATGCGTTCAATTGCATGGACAGATTGCTTATACTTTCTGTTAATGCGTATAATCAGAGAAGTAACCACAGAAACGGAGAAACTAATAAAAATAGTTATAAGAGAATGGgcataaatatacaaatattacacagatacgttgtaatcactgcaagcacgagagtaatgt containing:
- the Hisrs gene encoding histidine--tRNA ligase isoform X2, giving the protein MPCCVERLELRLEPRVMADEIEQELLERIREQGKLVRELKAAKANDIQDCTSSSEIEKQLESINHDFADVSYVCGWIPTTKDTLLFDFCVTFTDQRLAEWTHLKRWFANIASFDRVERNAFLEPKMPITSLARKVERITNLCPTDVNRNSLDRKIAEEVAKLLELKARLGDKNATPSKLLLKTPKGTRDYGPEQMALRLGVLDKIITVFKKHGAQTIDTPVFELKEVLTGKYGEDSKLIYDLKDQGGEILALRYDLTVPFARYLAMGKISSIKRYHIAKVYRRDNPATTRGRYREFYQCDFDIAGQYDPMIPDVECIRVVSEALQSLNVGDYTIKLNHRSLLDGIFAACGVPGEKFRAVCSAIDKLDKSSWSEVRKEIVEEKGMDESSADKIGIYVLRSGGAELISELRRDTELMKFESVVKGLESMELLFKYCNIFQVLNKVTFDLSLARGLDYYTGVIFEAVLIGDDIEVGSVAGGGRYDNLVGMFDSKNKSVPCVGLSLGIERIFNVLEAKLNREGVKTRTTDVEVFVATAQKNLHEERMKILSLLWDAGLKAEHSYKKNVKLLAQLQYCEESGIPLVVIIGEGELARNEVTLRDVASRSETAVSRECLIDAIRNRLQK
- the Hisrs gene encoding histidine--tRNA ligase isoform X1; translation: MPCCVERLELRLEPRVMADEIEQELLERIREQGKLVRELKAAKANDIQIAEEVAKLLELKARLGDKNATPSKLLLKTPKGTRDYGPEQMALRLGVLDKIITVFKKHGAQTIDTPVFELKEVLTGKYGEDSKLIYDLKDQGGEILALRYDLTVPFARYLAMGKISSIKRYHIAKVYRRDNPATTRGRYREFYQCDFDIAGQYDPMIPDVECIRVVSEALQSLNVGDYTIKLNHRSLLDGIFAACGVPGEKFRAVCSAIDKLDKSSWSEVRKEIVEEKGMDESSADKIGIYVLRSGGAELISELRRDTELMKFESVVKGLESMELLFKYCNIFQVLNKVTFDLSLARGLDYYTGVIFEAVLIGDDIEVGSVAGGGRYDNLVGMFDSKNKSVPCVGLSLGIERIFNVLEAKLNREGVKTRTTDVEVFVATAQKNLHEERMKILSLLWDAGLKAEHSYKKNVKLLAQLQYCEESGIPLVVIIGEGELARNEVTLRDVASRSETAVSRECLIDAIRNRLQK